Below is a window of Brassica napus cultivar Da-Ae chromosome A5, Da-Ae, whole genome shotgun sequence DNA.
tttttaaaggaaaattgCAACtataattcgtttttgtttaagatttttatacaactaatatattttcaataaaaaaattatgtttacaaaatactaattatttttataaaatattagtcATATTGAGAAAACGAATTTTAGCCAtgatttaaaaggaaaaaaaattatttggttaagattaaaagagaaaaaaaatatttttccaaatttattttatttaggattttagggGAAATTTTTATATTCACATAATGattgatttttattaatacatacacaatttaatttttttatgtacaAATTTCACAATCATATCgggtgaaatatttgaagttaatcttggtttataattttttaacacaaaattatctattaaaaaacgttagttatttataaggaatataactgattttatagttattttttctatttgatttctattaaataatttcttcTACTTGTagaattttataattagtttttatttaagttttttttttaaaattaatgttttctcttgtaatatctttctttagtatctttaaagatgaaaaatatacaaaatattttaaagaaaaaaaaatactttcaaattacaattattctttgtttatagaattttttaaaaaatttactatcaaatatttttaaaagactatAAAAAGAAccatataaatataattgttaaagactatttaatagtaatttttcatttctaaacTCCTAAAATGAacaataaactatatttttgtaagaattttctttttctagtgTCCAAAgaaatgtaataataattttctttttctaaatctttttaaatcctaataaaagagaattgtaacatatttttgacatatgttacaatcttaataaatttattgacacatgtcgcgatcatgttaattatcaactttgaagaaccaagctttatataataagatttatatatttattaaaagaaactttagttgttattttattttgggaTCGTGTTCTTTTTCAATCACTCCACTTACACATGATAAAAGACAACTATGATAGAGAGATATTCATCAAAATTTTAACATGGTGTAACCCTAAATTCTTGGTGTATTTAGAGCCTCACGAGGTAGTAAAAGACATGGTGGAGAAATGGAATAATGTTTATCTTATTTCAAAGTTAAAGAATGGTACAAGATCCTAGTTTCTGTTGTGATTATCTTTCATGTTCATTATCCTTTCTCTGCCGTGTTTTTTCAATCAGCTTATTGACATTGTCACAAGATTTTggaaataaccaaaatgaagtCAGTGCCAGTCTACCATTCTCGGATGCtctaagcaaaaaaataataatttgtaagattttcatattaaatattttgctattataaaaaaaattttaaagcaCAGAGATACTTGGATTACCACTGCTTTTATctgatattgtatatataatataaaacacattaaaattgtataaactaattaaattcTAATAATGATTGATTGGTAAACCAAAATTATCAAATCAACTGCATAGCAATAGTAGTCAATATTATTATAAACATTTCGCTGTTGCCAATTATagctttattaaaattatttgttaatatgaaaagttgaaaaataattattagttAACAAAacacttatttaatatatttattagtaaaattTCTATAACCAATGATAAAattcttacaaatatttttattatcaaaagaattataaattatatttacctataaatattaacaaaattcttaaaatgagAATATGTCTTCTAAAACTATGTGTCATAAATAATTGTCTGTGTGGCTAGCACTCTGACTGATATGCATGAagtaaaactataaaattttgttGACAACAAGGTTGTAGCCCTTGTGGAAGAAGTGCAACATATATCAAAATTATCTCCTTAACTACTCGGATATATCAACTCGTTGCATTATAGTCATCCCACATTTATTTAGTGGGGGTAACAGATGTAGGCCCAATAAAGAGCCATAAATGCTGACTTGGATCTTATAGATCATATTAAGTTTCGTTATCGAAAACCGATACAACTCTTTGAAGAAAAACACttgcaagaaaaaaacatatattttaaaaggaatTCCAatgatatgaaaataatattttatcaaaaattttgAATACAGTTGACTATATAAATAGAGATATACGTAATATAGTAACGACGATAAAAGTTAAATTAATTTGAagatgtttttttctaaaacattggTTATTAACAAATTTATGAATGCAATATGTTTTACCTAGTTAAACCTTCTACACACAAAAATATGTGTGGTTTTGTCATTTCTTTATAGAACTTTTTATTTGCAGATCGTATTACAAAACTCAATACATTTGTTGATATCTCTTGATAGTCAACATTCAATACAATCATCCCATGTGTGTGATTATAACCTTACCACTAAGCCGTTGTCGTGACCGTTAATTTCCGAATCGGTGAAGCCTTCCACTGCCATCACAAACATAGGCTGCACAAACGGTTTGGTCTTCCAAAAAACTTCTTCGGGAATGAAATTGaaaagtggtatcaaatttgtcGTATAATTGAAATTTCcccataaatatataaataaatagtttcaaaatatgatttttttaaaaaaaatgtttaaaaaataatttttgatttataaacaacgtttttaaaaaacattataaaaaagttcaaagttgaaaaaatataattcaaaaacataaaaaaaaaattattaatttttatttaaataacaaGGGTATAAGAATCTTTTGtcatttaatgaaaattttatttttgaaaatatctctttagtagttgtaaacatgaataattgtatcaagaaagtggtaaacatgaatattTCCCTATAAAATAGCtttaaatgaaaaaatgactaaaaaaagttttattaaaaagcaaaaatacatttatatcctagggtttagtgtttaaagtTAAGGGTGGAATTTTGAGAATATGGttacaagttttaaaaaattaaaaaattaaaattttcaaaataaaataagttattttaatcaactttttattgaatgatattttgtgataaaaaaaatatttattttctattttataaaattttaaatcttaaacccaaatccccatcccttaactctaaaccctaaggtttgtgttagttaaccctaggggaataagtgtatatttagctttttaataaaatattttggtcattttgattagagaaaaagactaggatagcaccaaaccaagtttttgttctcaaagtaacactcaaggttcaaagtcacaaaaataggtttcattaaagaggtaaatatacatttataccccttgggttaattaatccaaaccttagggtttagagttaaggggtgaggttttggaattagggtttaaaattttataaaaaataaatactaaaataaaaaaataaaaattttaaaaacagtttcaaaaagtatttttcaattataaaaagaaaatttgaaaaaaaaataaaaaaaattttcaaaaaaaaaattataaaaatttcgaatctgaaaatatataatctgaatctataaaaaaaaattcatttttttatttttatttatttttgtttgtttatttaattttaaaccaagggtattagggatattttaccttttaatgaatgtcatttttgtgactttctccttctagtgctatttttgagacataaacttcaaaaattgctattattgacaattgcccttttGATTATTAGAGTctatatttatgataaaaaaaaaatttgtgctATCTTATAGTATTTCTCAATTAAAATTGGTTATTCTTGAGAATTGTTTTTTTCAGTTTAGAGAATTATAAAGAAACTGAAAAGAGGAAGTGGGCCTAGTGAGAGCAGAGGAGTTATTCCAGTCctttattttgatttgatttaatttcACTTTAAGAGATACTGATTTGGTTAGTAAAGAGAATTTGTAATTTCTGAGGAGAGAATGATTTGATTTGATCATCTCCGATTCGATGTGATCCCGCcaacacaaaaaaaactcttaatCGATATTTATGAAGGGGGCGAGATTGACTGAAGATGCTTTGTGGTTCTTTGCGAGATCGAATACAGCCTTGGCTTCGCGACTATGTTAAACTCCAATCTCTCGCCGTCATCCTCATCTACGCTCAGGtcacccctctctctctctctcttcaaatCTGTTTCGATTGGGTCTATCTAGGGTTCATCGATCCGAGATTGTTATCCAGATTGGCTGCGCTCTGATAGGATCACTAGGGGCCTTATACAATGGAGTTCTGCTCATAAACTTGGTGATTGCGTTGTTTGCGCTTGTGGCAATCGAGAGCAATAGCCAAAGCCTCGGCCGCACCTACGCTGCTCTCCTCTTCTGCGCTCTTCTCCTCGATATCTCCTGGTTCATCCTCTTCACCCAAGAGATTTGGTATGATGGTGAATCCTCTGATCTATGCTGGAGACATTATTATTGCTCATATCATGCCTTTTGGTTGATGAAGCAGGAGCATTTCAGCGGAGACGTATGGGACCTTCTTTGTATTTTCAGTGAAGCTGACCATGGCTATGGAGATGGTTGGCTTCTTTGTGAggctctcttcctctctcttgTGGTTTCAGATTTATAGGCTTGGTGCTTCTATTGTCGACACTTCACTCCCCCGTGAACCGGATTCTGATTTGCGGAACAGCTTCTTGAACCCGCCAACGCCTGCTATAGACAGGCAGTGTTCAGGTGCTGAAGAGATCTTGGGTGGTTCTATCTACGACCATGCTTACTACGcctctctttttgaagaggcgGAGGCCCAATCCAATTTGAGTTCACCCAACGCAACACAGGTCACTCTTGTTTATACTGGGGTCTGGGATAAGTCACTCACTCAGTCAgtccaattcttttttttttttgtagctgaATCATTATTCAGCTGAGAACAATGGATTACCATCTGCAGCAGAAGCCTCTCAGATTAAGTCCCCCACATCCAGATCATTGCATGTAATTGATGTTAGTCTCCGTTGATTCAACATTCCTTTGGTTCATGGTTGTCTTGTTTAAGCTGCCTTCACGTCTCTCCTATCACATATTAATAAGACAATTCTGTGTAGGAAGAGAAAGGTTTGAAGCAACCGCCGGGGATGTCTTCATTATGAGCAAATCTCCATTCAAGAAAGGTGGTGCTATCTTAGCAAATTCTAAACAAACATGAAACATGTGTCTACTTTGCATTAGCTGAGGCTTAGGATTTGAAGCACACGCCCAAGTaagtgagagagagattcaTGAAATAATCTGCCTGTTCTTACAAAGGACAAGAAGATTATATATGTTGACGACAAGTAAGCACCGTTTCTACTTAgcttttttcattatttattttgtatgaaaacatttatttatttgggGGTACGTGGTTAGAATAGACTATAGATTAAGAATCTACCTGCTGATTCTTTCCGGGTTTATCTTTTGTGTGTAAATGGagctactttttttttgttttgttttgggtttcaATGGAGATAGTATAAAGATTGGGGGGTGTATAGGTGTTGTCCTTGTGTGTTTGATATGAGTTTAGAGGGAGATGATCttgagaagagaaaaaaaatacttataaaactAGATCGAATCTTGTGGATTGTTCATACGCATGAAGATTGTAGTTACATGCTGTGGAGACGTGATATGATGGAGATTGTTGCATTGTACATTGTTCCATGCGATGTGAGGGTTTTGACATGTTTTGAATCCGGTTAATATGGAAATGTTAGATGCGGTTTGGAGACTTGATCGAGTTTTCATAAATTGAGAGTTCGCTCCGACGATTTAAAGCAAAACTTTGCCATCGTTCGGATTTTCTACAACACCGTGTAAAGCCCAtagaataaataagataaagCCCAAGAGAAAGTGGAGCTAAAAAGCCTATATTAAAGTATTAAATAAACCCCAAAAATGTCATggatttttaataagtttttttgagaaaaaaggCCGACTGATTTTTTGAGAATATTACACTGAATGTCAGTTTTGAGTTTTTTATGTCAGGATAAGTCACTTTGTACTCCTAGCACACTTTTTTCTAACAAAGCCCACTTGTATTAATTTATCTAGTTTGTAATTGGCTATGTtttcactaaacaaaccaaagaCGTGCTTTTAGGCGGGATGTTATCACAGCCATTGATATATATGTTTCACGATCCAACAGCTCAGATTTAGTAGAGAAAGTGTGACATGACATATATCTACCATTACACACTAACCGTTGGATTTTTTTGGTCAATATAGCATCAACGGTTTTATTGCATCTTCTACacaatttaattgattttctttctcaatCTTCACATATTCTTTATGTTTACctctttattttttcagattttatcATCTTTAATCACAATCATAACATATTCTCCGGTCAAATCTTCGATGACGGAGGTGTAATGATAACGTAGAAGACATCAACGGTGACGTAGACGACGACGAAGGGTACAACACCAATCACAACGCCAATGGTAACAGTGACGTAGATGACCGTCACACCACAGTGACGTAGATGACAGTAGAAATGTAAATGAAGATATATGAAAATGAGACGTTGGCAACATCGACGTAGACGACAACATAGATACAATCAACGTCATGTGCTTCCCTCGCCTCCACGCGTGATACTTTGGTCTCTTCGCTGGTGTTTTCTCCGGTGTCTCCTCCACCGTTCTCCACCACCGTTATCAGTTCTCAACCACTGTTCTCCGATGTCTTGTGTATTTTTGCCACCGTTCTATGGCATCTCCGCCACTATTTTCCGTTCTGATTTACATCCCCATGTTCTTCTTTAAATTCCCACAGGTAACCTAAGGTGGAGAGGAGGTTAAACAATGACAATGATTCTTGGTACCATGATTCACATCTATAATGATTCTCGTGTACAATGATTCTCGTATACAATGAATCATTCTCGTGTACAATGATTCTCGTGTACAGTGATTCACATCTATAAACAATGACAATGATTCCCGTGTACAATGACAATGAAACAAAAGTACATTAGCTATAAACAATGACAATGATTCTCTTGTACATGTGGATATCGAACTTTTGTGTATATGTGGACATCATTTGTACACATGTACGCCATGAACAatgaacataataaaaaaaaacaaaagctatAATCTCTGAGTTTTATAGTTCATACAAGAAGATCAAAAGGTATGCatgaatatttttgttattattagatTGAAAGGCGACACTAGTTTTAAGAGTCCATCTTtcactttttcattttaatttaatgttcTGTTTTAAAGTTGTTCTATTCGCGAAAGTTGATGTATTTCTACATTAAAATGTATTAAAGCTGTTCAATTTGATATGCTAAAGCTTATAGGTTTGGACTTATCAGTGAGACATGATTCAAGTACATATGCacaccaaaaatatataatattgtacatgtgtacacccATAATTGTATGTTACAGAAATATTATGTACACAATCTTATggtcatctagtgtaccagtaTATACGAACAAATGTACAtacacaaaacacaaatcaAGAAAAACATTAGTATCTCATAGTTTGTTTACTtaagaacaagaaaaacaaaattacataTGTACAACTTacaaaaaacatccaaaatgtACTAAACGTTACATAACAAAAGCACATACGTACAATTAATATAATGTTCATGTGAATGCATATAATTAAGTGTGATGGTAAAAGGGCTTGGCTGTAATGTTCAAAAAGGGCTTGGCTGTAGAATTCTTAGTCTTAGGTTTGATTAACGTTCACGTCATCCAAAATTGCCCACCTAAGTGTATACTTATCTATCGTACATGCACAAAATGGTTATTATGTATAAGTCTACCAGCCCAAACATAGCTTCCGTACGCGTGTACAGCATGTGTGTAACGTACATGTGTACACTTATTTCTTTGTACACACGCCACGAATACACTATTTACAATAATTTTCGGACACAACATTCGTTTCCTCCACCCGAACATCTCTGTTTCAGACTCCACCACCGCTACATACATATCACTCCCAATTAGTCTATCCTAATACTCATAGTTTTCATCCTTATGGGATAAGTGAAAATCGATGCTATAACCATCTTCAAACTCCCCGCACGGCAATCCCATCACTTCTCTGAACCCCACCAACGGGAACCGTAATGGTTTCCTACCAAAAACCAGCCACATCTCATATGTTTTTCTTACAAACGACTTGCCTAGTCATCATGCTATGAACAAATTCCCCATCAACAACCTCTGTGCTGGCAACTTGAAGAGCCCTCCAAAGCAAGAACCTATCAACTTTGCCATCTCGAGTGTATTGTTAAGCGCGTTTCTCACCCTCGAAAGATAATCGGTTGTATTAACCCTCTTGTTAGGGAACCGGTCAGTTGCAAAAATCCGTTCCGGCAGCAATTCTTTTACATCCTCCGCCTCCACCGTTTCTGCAAAACACAAGCAAAAAAGTAAATTCACATCGGTTCTTACTCCTGCAAAAATCAACCATCAGTAATACAACAGAAAACTCACCTTCAGCGATCTCCTTTCCACGCCAGCTCCATCAAATAGCCATCACAACTCGTCTCTAAATGTTGTTTTCACCGTAAATCGCCTTTGCCGCTTTTTCTCTCCTTCGACAACTTTTGGATTTCTCTCTCCGGTTGCCCTTGTTTTACATCATATATACCTTTACCCTCTCtgcaaaaaaaacttaatcagAAAAAGGCAAAAGGTACAACAAcatcaaagaaaaaaactacCGCCACATAACAAATCGTCATCTTTTTCCTTTCCATGCCGGCTGCGTCTCCTCGACATCGTCGCCGTCGTCACTCATCGCTCGTCAAATAGTCTCTCTGGAAATTTTAATCTTCAGATGTCGCCGTCGTTGCTCCTCTCTCCTTCGCCgtctctctaatttctctatGGGATCTCAAAAGTTACGGGAAGTGAAGAAATTTTGATACACGTCTggtaaattaaaaaagaaaaataggtTTAGTCTTCATCGGGTCTTCCccgttatttttaaaattcaaagtGTAACCAGAGAAATAAAGTCTCAACCAATAATATGCGACCAGTTACCATTTTCCAGGGGCAATTTATGACTTTTCACACAAAAACTACTTTAGTAGCATTAACTGCCTTatcctgtaaaaaaaaaactcaaaactgcCTTGGAGTGTAAATTActctttaatttaaatgatgtcGTAATCAATCagcagaaaaagagagaaaccgAGAAGGATCTGGAATCAGCACTCCTCCACACAAAAACTTAAACCCCCTTTGTCTCTCTTTTGCTTGcttctaattttcaaaaataatcagAAATTGCTCCTTATATTTTCTTTCGTCTCTGTGAGATTCATCTGCTGTTCTGTTGAAGAAGACTCGGAGTTTAAGAAAAAGGTGCTTTACTTTCTTTCTTGCATTTATCGTTTTggttagtattttattttttttgtcattttaatcTCCGTGACTAGCCTTATTTGTTCTTCCTCTTTGTaaataataccaaaaaaaaagtttgttttctaAAAGATTAATTGGTGAGTTTGAGAAACGGGTTTTCATCGAGACTTGTTCTTTCTCGCTCATGGTAATCTTTTGACTATGAACATGAATAGAGGCCATGGAAGAAGCTACTAATGCGACGAGTTATTGGTGCCACATGTGTTCCCAAACTGTGAATGCGGTGATGATGGAAGACGAGATCAAGTGCCCCTTTTGTCGAAGCGGCTTTGTTGAAGAGATGGATGAGGATCGGAGAGCAACAACCACTTCTATCTGGGCTCCCATCTTGATGGAAATGATGAACAACTCTGCCACAAGGAACCAGAGTGCTGAGTCTGTTGAGAATGAAACCGGAAACGGTAGAGACTTGGATTCGCAGCTTCAAGAGATTCTTAGGAGAAGGGGAAGACGTTCTTCCGTTTCCGTTGTGCAATTGCTTCGTGGAGTAAGAGCACTCCAACCTGAGAGTAGTAGTAACAGAGATGATGATGACAACAACCATCCGTCAAATGAACGCTTGATCGTCATCAGTCCTCATCATCAGATTATCGCCGTCCCACGCTCTCTCGTTACGGATTCTATGCCTGATGGTTCTTCTCTAAGCGACTATTTCATCGGTCCTGGATTCGAAGCGCTGCTCCAGCGTTTAGCGGAGAATGATCCCAACAGATACGGAACACCTCCAGCTCGTAAAGAAGATGTCGAGTCTTTGGCCACTGTCAAAATCCAAGAGCCTAGTCTGCAGTGTTCTGtgtgtttggatgattttgagGTTGGGGTCGAGGCTAAACAGATGCCCTGCAAGCACAACTTCCATGCTGACTGCTTGCTCCCGTGGCTTGAGCTTCACAGTTCATGCCCTGTTTGTCGGTATCAGTTACCTACAGATGAGACCAAGACTACTGCTGACTCAGCAACAAATGACAACAATGGAGTTAATGAGTCTTCTTCTGCCtcaagcagcagcagcagccagGGAACTGAGAACAGCGATGCAAACCGTCacgaaggagaaggagaagaggagGAGAACGATGATGGTAATAGGAACGCATTCTCGATTCCATGGCCGTTTAGCAGCTTGTTCTCGTCGTCCTCGTCTCAAGACAGAAATTCATCCGATTGAAAATGTTACGTGAGGCAACCGAAGCttttgatatgatcatggatGGGTTCAACCTTTAAGCTGTTGTTTTTTGTCTGTAAATAAGCTTTCCCAGATTTGGTTGAGTGTtacattttgaaaaacaaaagtcTTATGAATGTGTGTTATATGATTTGTGCCACCACCACTGTAGGAGTCCATAGACTTTAAGAAACAGTGCAGTACCTTTGTTTAGTCAAGGATCGCGTTCCTATGAAATACCTTTGCCCCCAACAAGGCCTATAAGATAATGGGCTCAGCCCATTTAAAAAGAGGTCAATAGGAAACCCTAGACCTCTTCCTTCTATAAATAACAAAACACTCCTATTCTAAAGGGAACTCCTTTTAGCCTTTCTCCCATCTCTCTCtatttctagagagagaaacacCTCTCCACATGCTTTCATCTAGGCACTTGTGATCCCACCTGGTAGAACTACGATTGGCTTGATCCCCATTTGGGGTACGTAGGCATCCCTTCACCGGGTCCAGCAATAATCATTAAACCTCTTTTTATCCTCTTTTACTCTCCATCCATCCAGTTCAAGCTCAGCATGAAGACCTCTCCTAACCCCACCATCGAAATCTGTCTATCTCCGCACAGCACCGATTTCGGTTcaaacaattggcgcccaccgtggggcatgGGGAAGTATCTTCGAAAAAGATTGAATTCGGAGTACGTTTGGTCGTCACTTGACCATTTAGTCGTCACTTGACCGTTtagtcgtcactcgaccgtttagtcgtcactcgaccgtttAGTCGTCATTTGACCGTTTTGTCGTCACTCGAGCGTTTGGTCGTCACTTTGACCGTTTGGTCGTCACCTTGGCCGTTTCTCGTCACTTGGCCGCTTGTCGTCACTTAACCGTTTAGTCGTCACTTGACCGTTCTGTCGTCACTTGATCGTTTTGTCATCGCTTGATCGTTCTGtcgcaataaaaaaaaaaaaaagagtaaatgcACTTTTAGTCACTTTTACTcgtcgcaaaaaaaaaaaaaaaaaaaaaaaaaaacgacaagCTGAGTCCTTTAGTCGTCACTTTTACTCTTTCAAAAAGCGAGTAAATGACAAATTGCGTTTTAttgctccaaaaaaaaaaaaaaaagttgactgGGACCTACCATATTTCATTTGCTCGGTAgcaaaccaagaaaaaaaacaaaaacaaaaaaaaaagagtttttacTCGGTCCATGCCATTCAAATCATACCGAGGATTTTGATTCTTGAAATCTCATGGTCCTACCATGATCGGCCAATCTTTTAACAAGAAGAGGCCCACATCGAGCCCAACTCACCATGAAGGCTATCTCATCAGCTCAAAGTGTGATATCACAAGCACTCGCTCGGCACCAGCTTATCCGCGTCTCTCGTCATAGCAAGCTTAATAAGCTCAACAAGTCGTCATGGCCTTGACGACTTAAAGCTCTCTAACgggtctttttcttttcttcaagaaAGACACCCGAGATGCAGCGGTTCTCAACACCGAACGACAGACTCGCGCTTTACTCGTCATAGCTGAAACAAGACCGTCAACTCCAACTCCAACAATGGCGGCTCGTTGCTAACCTGAACtctgtttcttaaaaaaaaaaaatgatgaaacaGAGCATGTGATGTCTCAGCAACCTATCGCATGAATGCGACGAGGAAAAGAACTTGCTTCCCTTTTACTCGGCAAAATTGAGAGAACAACAGAGACGAGAGGCCTTAAAATCCGTTCAGATTCAAGTCGTGATGGTCTTGCCGACTTAAAGCTCTCCCGACGAGCACGCCGCGACCAGAACAAGCTCCTTAAGAGCTTAAAGCTCTTCTCATGCGCCTCAGTTCGAAGTTCATCTCGTCTCATCCCGTCATTTATTAAAGTCAGAATGGTATACGCCTTCAAACTCTCCACCAGCACCAAGCGAGTATAAACTCTGCTCCAACTCGTGCCAAACAATAGTTTAAGCTCGAGCTTATGAAGTTACTCGGCTCAAGCTCATGCGGCTACTCCAACACAGCGCCTACACAGCAAGCTCTTCACAAAGCTTTTGTGTCGTTTTCATGACGCCAATCTTGAGCTTATGTACTCTCCCAAGCAGATTGTCACCGACTAGAGCTCCTGCCGACTAAAACCTCTTGCCAAACAAAAGCTTATGACGACTAAAAGCTAATCCCAACGGTAACGATATCTCCAAAGCTCATCGTTTTGTCGCCTAAAGCTCACCAGCTCGCCAAAGAAAAGTTCGTCGTCTCACTTTACCAGTAGTCGGCTTGGGAGCAATCACAACGACTCAATGCCGAGGAGCAGCCTAGCCAACGTCACCTCCGTCACGTGCTTTACTCGGAACAGTCGATGCTCGGCACCAGGCTTGACCTTTAGCTTCATCACTTGTCACTGCTCAAAAAAGTGTCGCCAACTCTCGCTCCGTCGACTGCGGTTTGATTTGAGATCGCGAATCCATGATTTATCATGGCTCTCGCAACACGTCACGACCACGAGGTTCAGAGCTCATGCGGTTACTCGGACGTGGAGAAGAAGATTCATCTCGCGTCTCCTCGCAACTCTTTGTCGGTCACAAGCTTGAGCAGAGGGACGACGTACGCACCTTCAAATTCTGTTTCAAGAAAACGACAAGTTAGATTC
It encodes the following:
- the BNAA05G13680D gene encoding uncharacterized protein BNAA05G13680D isoform X2 produces the protein MLCGSLRDRIQPWLRDYVKLQSLAVILIYAQIGCALIGSLGALYNGVLLINLVIALFALVAIESNSQSLGRTYAALLFCALLLDISWFILFTQEIWSISAETYGTFFVFSVKLTMAMEMVGFFVRLSSSLLWFQIYRLGASIVDTSLPREPDSDLRNSFLNPPTPAIDRQCSGAEEILGGSIYDHAYYASLFEEAEAQSNLSSPNATQLNHYSAENNGLPSAAEASQIKSPTSRSLHVIDEEKGLKQPPGMSSL
- the BNAA05G13680D gene encoding uncharacterized protein BNAA05G13680D isoform X3, which codes for MLCGSLRDRIQPWLRDYVKLQSLAVILIYAQIGCALIGSLGALYNGVLLINLVIALFALVAIESNSQSLGRTYAALLFCALLLDISWFILFTQEICRSISAETYGTFFVFSVKLTMAMEMVGFFVRLSSSLLWFQIYRLGASIVDTSLPREPDSDLRNSFLNPPTPAIDRQCSGAEEILGGSIYDHAYYASLFEEAEAQSNLSSPNATQLNHYSAENNGLPSAAEASQIKSPTSRSLHEEKGLKQPPGMSSL
- the LOC125609462 gene encoding E3 ubiquitin-protein ligase SIRP1-like, with the protein product MEEATNATSYWCHMCSQTVNAVMMEDEIKCPFCRSGFVEEMDEDRRATTTSIWAPILMEMMNNSATRNQSAESVENETGNGRDLDSQLQEILRRRGRRSSVSVVQLLRGVRALQPESSSNRDDDDNNHPSNERLIVISPHHQIIAVPRSLVTDSMPDGSSLSDYFIGPGFEALLQRLAENDPNRYGTPPARKEDVESLATVKIQEPSLQCSVCLDDFEVGVEAKQMPCKHNFHADCLLPWLELHSSCPVCRYQLPTDETKTTADSATNDNNGVNESSSASSSSSSQGTENSDANRHEGEGEEEENDDGNRNAFSIPWPFSSLFSSSSSQDRNSSD
- the BNAA05G13680D gene encoding uncharacterized protein BNAA05G13680D isoform X1, producing the protein MLCGSLRDRIQPWLRDYVKLQSLAVILIYAQIGCALIGSLGALYNGVLLINLVIALFALVAIESNSQSLGRTYAALLFCALLLDISWFILFTQEICRSISAETYGTFFVFSVKLTMAMEMVGFFVRLSSSLLWFQIYRLGASIVDTSLPREPDSDLRNSFLNPPTPAIDRQCSGAEEILGGSIYDHAYYASLFEEAEAQSNLSSPNATQLNHYSAENNGLPSAAEASQIKSPTSRSLHVIDEEKGLKQPPGMSSL